The proteins below come from a single Prochlorococcus marinus str. MIT 9215 genomic window:
- the rpsP gene encoding 30S ribosomal protein S16, which translates to MIKLRLKRFGKKKEASFRIVACNSTSRRDGRPLQELGFYNPRTKETRLDTEALRTRLTQGAQPTDVVRTLLEKGGLLEKIERPSIAIGKAKLEKEKKAKAKTKEEENEGSKTESGSNEAES; encoded by the coding sequence ATGATTAAATTGCGCCTTAAGCGCTTTGGAAAGAAAAAAGAGGCAAGTTTCAGAATTGTTGCATGCAATAGTACTTCCAGAAGAGATGGTAGACCTCTACAAGAACTAGGTTTTTATAACCCAAGAACTAAGGAAACTAGACTTGACACGGAAGCTCTAAGAACAAGACTTACACAGGGTGCCCAGCCAACTGACGTTGTGAGGACTTTACTAGAGAAAGGAGGTTTATTAGAAAAAATAGAAAGACCCTCTATTGCAATTGGTAAGGCAAAGTTAGAGAAGGAGAAAAAAGCTAAGGCTAAAACCAAAGAAGAAGAGAATGAAGGTAGTAAAACAGAAAGCGGAAGTAATGAAGCTGAAAGCTAG